Genomic window (Fibrobacter sp. UWH6):
CGAAATTATCCCGTTCTATATTCAGGGTCTGTGGGGGAGTAACTACAGTTATAGTTCCTCTAACATGTATGGCGCTTCTGCCGATCGTTCCGTGACGGTAGCCTTCGGCGAAAAGATTCCGGCCACCACACCTCCTAACGAAGTCCGCGCCATCGTCCGTAAGATTTCTATTGAAGCCTGGCGCTATTCCGTGAATTTCTTGCGTCCCATTGCCGCCTCCTGGATTCGTACCTGCAAGCGCTATGTGAAGAACGGACCTGCCATCTATAACCCGGACGGAGGCCACTTTTCTGGCTACAAGCTGATGGGCGCCGTCATGGCGTTCCGCGGACTTCTGTGGAAGCTGTTGAATAAGAACGAGCAGAACGTGGGTATCATGCTTCCGCCTAGTCCGGCTGGAGTCATTGTAAACCTGGCCCTGTGGGTCATGGGCAAGACCAACGTGAACCTGAACTACACCTCCTCTGTAGAAAACGTAAAGTTCTGCTGTGAAAAGGCTGATGTATCTACGGTCATAACCAGTAGACAGTTCATTCAGAAACTGAAGGGTAGGGGAAACGACTATAGCCAGATTGCAAGCGACAAGGTTCGACTGTTCTATGCCGAAGACCTGATGAAGATGCTGCCCAAGCCTAAAATTGCCGCCCTTGTACTGCTTTGCGTGGTAATGCCCAGCTGGCTAATCCGTCTGATTTTCTGCAAGCATCGTTCCATGAACGACAATGCGGTGATCGTGTTCAGTTCCGGTTCCGAAGGTACGCCTAAGGGCATCGAACTGACCCAGCGCAATCTGATGGGTAACATCCAGCAGCTGGCCTGTATTTTGAATGTGAGCCGCGGTGACGTGATGCTTTCGGAACTGCCCCTGTTCCACAGCTTCGGCCTGACGGTGACCACGATTCTGAACCTGGTGGAAGGTTGCCCCATTGTGACCGTGGCGGACCCCACCGACGTAAAGACCATGGCTCGCGTCTGCTGCGAATTCCACGTTTCGTTCCTGGTGGCGACCCCCACCTTCTTGCGCGCCTTTACTGTTAGCCGTTACGTGCACCCGCTGGTATTCAAGTCCGTGCGTCTGATTATTGCCGGTGCAGAAGCCCTGCGTCCGGAATTGGCAACCGCATTCCGCCTGAAGTTCGGCAAGGAAATCTTTGAAGGTTACGGCTGTACCGAAACCGCTCCGGTGGCCTCCGTGAATACGGAAAACACCTTGCTGAATGACTATACCACCATGCAGCTCAATAACAAGCCTGGCACCGTGGGTCCTGCTCTGCCGGGAACCCAGTTCCTGATTGTTGATCCCGAGACCAACGAACCGTTGCCTACCGGGGAAGCCGGTATGATCCTGATTGGTGGATGTCAGGTAATGAAGGGCTACCTGAAGGATCCGGACCGCACTAAGGCCGCTATTGTCAACCTTGACGGAATTCGTTATTACCGCACAGGGGACAAGGGCTACCTGGATCAGGATGGTTTCTTGACTATCGTTGACCGTTATAGCCGTTTTGCCAAGCTGGGAGGCGAAATGATCAGCCTCGGAGCCGTCGAAAAGAAGATTCAGGACACTCCGGTCCTTGAAGGTTGCGATTATTTGATTACCACAGTTCCCGATGCAGCCAAGGGCGAAAAGATCGTTTTGCTTTACCAGGGCGAAAAGGAACCGAAAACCGTACTTACGGAACTTCGCGCCAGCAATAACTTCCCGCCCATAATGTTACCTTCTGTAGCTTTCCAGGTAGAAAAGGTTCCTAAGCTTGGTACAGGTAAGGCCGACTTTACTACAGCCAAGAAACTGGCCAAGGAACTGGTGGAAGCTAAATAGGGTAAAATGAGGACAAATGAGTGAAAAGAAAGAGATAAACTACGGGTTGACCGCTGTAAGAACGGGGCGGTTGGTGGCCGCCGTAATCGCCTTTGCCGGCATGTTGATGCTGTTTATTCAGCGGGTTCTTGCAGCGGTTCTTGTTATGGCGAATGATGCAGTGACTTTGGGTCTTGCACGCTATAATAATTTTACAGGGCGATTCGCCTCTAACAACTTTGCAGAAGACAAACAGCTTTTAGGTCTTCTGAAAGAAGTTCAGGATATTTTGCCTGCAGCAGATACGGCCCTGGCCATTTTGTTAGCCTTATCAATCGCCCTGTTGGCAATTGCCTTAATCGGTCTTGCCTTGCCGAGGCAATTTGTCCACATTCTGGTGGCCCTCAAGTTGCTAAAATGGGAAAATGGGGAAGGTGACGACGAAGGAGAAAGGGTTAACCCGCGACAAGTTCTCGAAACCATCGGCAACGTTCCCTTAAAAAAGTTAGCGTTTCCTGTTGCCATTATTA
Coding sequences:
- a CDS encoding MFS transporter, with translation MWKVKGSVRYFLSILATVFVQTGVFIYAQKILSGSFTADGSGQTWQAFMLQVFFIAPYILMVFFAGFFTNRFSKNKVLAWSSLLMTCFVIAQAVLVTCGIPRVAFWLSIGLSSGFAIHSAAKYGILKEMFGVRNLSFANAFLQIFSLGGMIFASWLAIVGVNLINLDSLVSYEAVHRILSHSVVIPWILTGVSVLGTIASFMVPRVKYENPNVNIAKVRKHLSLGWRVPSLRGSIIALSMFWALAQVFVLVFQDASGSQILNMMQDYLAFAVVGLVVGSIVAAAKSRDFIETGFIPLGMFGVSICMFLVPFMVNPFALVVLYSLTGLFGGLFLVPVNALLQYNTRPNNSGSVLALSNMIQSIVLIGFLFVFSYLVRYTDILPQYYFLGIAVISACVFLWSISNLPQAMIRTVLRLVFNRYKIRVLGVQNIPNEGPVLLVGNHHSFIDWAMLQMASPRPLCIASNKDHFDKWYLRSILKRLGNIRIDNNNPKPAMDRIHEALLAGKAVVIFPTGEVSKSPHVDPFHIDYSSAIDDTDAEIIPFYIQGLWGSNYSYSSSNMYGASADRSVTVAFGEKIPATTPPNEVRAIVRKISIEAWRYSVNFLRPIAASWIRTCKRYVKNGPAIYNPDGGHFSGYKLMGAVMAFRGLLWKLLNKNEQNVGIMLPPSPAGVIVNLALWVMGKTNVNLNYTSSVENVKFCCEKADVSTVITSRQFIQKLKGRGNDYSQIASDKVRLFYAEDLMKMLPKPKIAALVLLCVVMPSWLIRLIFCKHRSMNDNAVIVFSSGSEGTPKGIELTQRNLMGNIQQLACILNVSRGDVMLSELPLFHSFGLTVTTILNLVEGCPIVTVADPTDVKTMARVCCEFHVSFLVATPTFLRAFTVSRYVHPLVFKSVRLIIAGAEALRPELATAFRLKFGKEIFEGYGCTETAPVASVNTENTLLNDYTTMQLNNKPGTVGPALPGTQFLIVDPETNEPLPTGEAGMILIGGCQVMKGYLKDPDRTKAAIVNLDGIRYYRTGDKGYLDQDGFLTIVDRYSRFAKLGGEMISLGAVEKKIQDTPVLEGCDYLITTVPDAAKGEKIVLLYQGEKEPKTVLTELRASNNFPPIMLPSVAFQVEKVPKLGTGKADFTTAKKLAKELVEAK